From a region of the Streptomyces sp. NBC_00193 genome:
- a CDS encoding helix-turn-helix transcriptional regulator encodes MLRIHFTGVDLARVRMAGRPDALWETILSFHRLRDRRDTRLFGDWRAETRTRLNGETRLLGALIPSRGYFPDFLTPTEGQYGWDVGLDALRGIRPERLRRELVLLGRGVEAGSGMAAAFGMPAAAGGSAYRGPETLVPRRLRDFMEGDTAHLPRLLGELRGYHRAAVEPYWSHIQAQIEAERAARGRALLDGGADELLASLPPMLRWRAPVLECDYPVDRDVRLRGRGLLLQPSFFCRRTAVTLHDPELAPVLVYPAAAESSSAQAGGEAARPAEERRRHRQHTLGKLVGHTRSVVLQAIGDGATTSELARRAGVSLASASQHAGVMREAGLVTTLRRGNAVLHTVTPLGAALLKGGAVVS; translated from the coding sequence GTGCTGCGTATCCATTTCACTGGAGTGGACCTCGCGCGCGTAAGGATGGCAGGGCGTCCCGATGCGTTGTGGGAAACGATTCTGAGTTTTCACCGTTTACGAGACCGGCGGGATACCCGCCTCTTCGGCGATTGGCGTGCGGAAACACGCACCAGGTTGAATGGTGAAACACGACTTCTCGGTGCACTGATACCGAGCCGCGGGTATTTCCCCGATTTCCTGACCCCCACGGAGGGGCAGTACGGGTGGGACGTGGGCCTCGACGCCCTCCGCGGGATCCGCCCCGAGCGGCTGCGCCGCGAGCTCGTCCTGCTCGGCCGGGGCGTGGAGGCCGGCTCCGGCATGGCCGCGGCCTTCGGGATGCCTGCGGCGGCCGGCGGGAGCGCGTACCGCGGCCCGGAGACCCTGGTCCCCCGGCGCCTGCGGGACTTCATGGAGGGGGACACCGCGCATCTGCCCCGGCTGCTGGGGGAGCTGCGCGGGTACCACCGGGCGGCCGTGGAGCCGTACTGGAGCCACATCCAGGCGCAGATCGAGGCCGAGCGGGCCGCGCGGGGGCGGGCGCTGCTCGACGGCGGAGCGGACGAGCTGCTGGCCTCGCTGCCGCCGATGCTGCGGTGGCGGGCTCCGGTGCTGGAGTGCGACTACCCCGTGGACCGGGACGTACGGCTACGGGGGCGCGGGCTGCTGCTCCAGCCCTCCTTCTTCTGCCGGCGCACGGCGGTGACCCTGCACGATCCGGAGCTGGCGCCCGTGCTGGTGTATCCGGCGGCGGCCGAGTCCTCCTCGGCCCAGGCCGGCGGCGAGGCGGCCCGGCCGGCGGAGGAGCGGCGCCGGCACCGCCAGCACACCCTGGGCAAGCTCGTCGGGCACACCCGGTCGGTGGTGCTCCAGGCGATCGGCGACGGGGCCACCACGAGCGAGCTGGCGCGCCGGGCCGGGGTCTCGCTGGCCTCCGCGAGCCAGCACGCGGGGGTCATGCGGGAGGCCGGGCTGGTCACCACGCTGCGGCGGGGCAACGCCGTGCTGCACACGGTGACGCCGCTCGGCGCTGCGCTGCTCAAGGGTGGGGCCGTGGTGTCGTGA
- a CDS encoding DoxX family protein: MFIAYAVVAGLLALTLAASATFTLQRNPAITESMRKVGVPDSWLPRLATLKAAGAIGLVAGLWLTPLGIAAAIGVTLYFLGAILTHVRAKDYDFAPAAVLALVAVAALVLRAAA; this comes from the coding sequence ATGTTCATCGCCTATGCCGTCGTCGCCGGACTGCTCGCGCTCACGCTCGCCGCGTCCGCGACCTTCACACTCCAGCGCAACCCCGCGATCACCGAGAGCATGAGGAAGGTCGGGGTGCCCGATTCCTGGCTCCCCCGGCTGGCCACCCTCAAGGCGGCCGGCGCGATAGGCCTGGTCGCGGGCCTGTGGCTGACCCCGCTGGGCATCGCCGCCGCCATCGGCGTGACCCTCTACTTCCTCGGCGCGATCCTCACCCACGTGCGCGCGAAGGACTACGACTTCGCCCCCGCGGCCGTCCTCGCCCTGGTCGCGGTCGCCGCCCTGGTCCTGCGCGCGGCGGCCTGA
- the ppdK gene encoding pyruvate, phosphate dikinase, translated as MSENKDQKFVYDFTEGNRDLKDLLGGKGANLAEMTNLGLPVPPGFTITTEACKVYLDSGEAPAELREEVSAHLAALEAKMGKKLGQSDDPLLVSVRSGAKFSMPGMMDTVLNIGLSDESVAGLATQAGNERFAWDSYRRLIQMFGKTVLDVDGELFEEALDEAKAAKKVTVDTDLDAADLKKLVTRFKKIVAKQAGREFPQDAREQLDLAVEAVFNSWNTDRAKLYRRQERIPSDLGTAVNICSMVFGNLGPDSGTGVAFTRDPATGHAGVYGDYLQNAQGEDVVAGIRNTVPLADLETIDKVSYDQLMTIMTTLETHYKDLCDIEFTIERGQLWMLQTRVGKRTAGAAFRIATQLVDQGLIDEAEALQRVNGAQLAQLMFPRFDEGAKTTLLGRGIAASPGAAVGKAVFDSYTAVKWSRSGEKVILIRRETNPDDLDGMIASEGILTSRGGKTSHAAVVARGMGKTCVCGAEDLEVDTKRRRMTVGGTVVEEGDVVSIDGSTGKVYLGEVPVVPSPVVEYFEGRMHAGADDADELVAAVHRIMAYADRVRRLRVRANADNAEDALRARRFGAQGIGLCRTEHMFLGERRELVERLILADTDDEREEALSALLPLQKKDFVELFEAMDGLPVTVRLLDPPLHEFLPDITELSVRVALAESRKDANENDLRLLQAVHKLHEQNPMLGLRGVRLGLVIPGLFKMQVRAIAEAAAERKNAKGDPRAEIMVPLVGTVQELEIVREEADAVIAEVEAATGTDLKLTIGTMIELPRAALTAGQIAEAAQFFSFGTNDLTQTVWGFSRDDVEASFFTAYLEKGIFGVSPFETIDRDGVGTLVRSAVEAGRATRPDLKLGVCGEHGGDPESVHFFHEVGLDYVSCSPFRIPVARLEAGRAAADAKGSDSR; from the coding sequence GTGTCGGAAAACAAAGATCAGAAGTTCGTCTACGACTTCACGGAGGGCAACCGCGACCTCAAGGACCTTCTCGGCGGCAAGGGTGCCAACCTCGCCGAGATGACCAACCTGGGTCTGCCGGTCCCTCCCGGCTTCACCATCACCACCGAGGCCTGCAAGGTCTACCTCGACAGCGGCGAGGCCCCGGCCGAGCTGCGCGAAGAGGTCAGCGCGCACCTCGCCGCCCTCGAGGCGAAGATGGGCAAGAAGCTCGGCCAGTCGGACGACCCGCTGCTGGTCTCCGTGCGTTCCGGCGCGAAGTTCTCCATGCCGGGCATGATGGACACGGTCCTCAACATCGGCCTCTCCGACGAGTCCGTCGCCGGTCTCGCCACCCAGGCCGGCAACGAGCGCTTCGCGTGGGACTCGTACCGCCGCCTGATCCAGATGTTCGGCAAGACCGTCCTGGACGTGGACGGCGAGCTCTTCGAGGAAGCCCTCGACGAGGCCAAGGCCGCCAAGAAGGTCACCGTCGACACCGACCTCGACGCCGCCGACCTCAAGAAGCTGGTCACCCGCTTCAAGAAGATCGTCGCCAAGCAGGCCGGCCGCGAGTTCCCGCAGGACGCCCGCGAGCAGCTCGACCTCGCCGTCGAAGCGGTCTTCAACTCGTGGAACACCGACCGCGCCAAGCTCTACCGCCGCCAGGAGCGCATCCCGAGCGACCTGGGCACCGCGGTCAACATCTGCTCCATGGTCTTCGGCAACCTGGGCCCCGACTCGGGCACCGGCGTCGCCTTCACCCGCGACCCGGCCACCGGCCACGCGGGCGTCTACGGCGACTACCTCCAGAACGCCCAGGGCGAGGACGTGGTCGCGGGCATCCGCAACACCGTGCCGCTCGCGGACCTGGAGACCATCGACAAGGTCTCGTACGACCAGCTCATGACGATCATGACGACGCTGGAGACCCACTACAAGGATCTCTGCGACATCGAGTTCACCATCGAGCGCGGCCAGCTGTGGATGCTCCAGACCCGCGTCGGCAAGCGCACCGCCGGCGCCGCCTTCCGCATCGCCACCCAGCTCGTCGACCAGGGCCTCATCGACGAGGCCGAGGCCCTCCAGCGCGTCAACGGCGCCCAGCTCGCGCAGCTGATGTTCCCGCGCTTCGACGAGGGCGCCAAGACCACCCTGCTGGGCCGCGGCATCGCCGCCTCCCCGGGCGCGGCCGTCGGCAAGGCCGTCTTCGACTCCTACACGGCCGTCAAGTGGTCCCGCTCCGGCGAGAAGGTCATCCTGATCCGCCGCGAGACCAACCCCGACGACCTGGACGGCATGATCGCCTCCGAGGGCATCCTGACCTCGCGCGGCGGCAAGACCTCGCACGCGGCCGTCGTCGCCCGCGGCATGGGCAAGACCTGCGTCTGCGGCGCCGAGGACCTGGAAGTCGACACCAAGCGCCGCCGCATGACGGTCGGCGGAACGGTCGTCGAAGAGGGCGACGTCGTCTCCATCGACGGCTCCACCGGCAAGGTCTACCTCGGTGAGGTACCCGTCGTACCGTCCCCGGTCGTCGAGTACTTCGAGGGCCGCATGCACGCCGGCGCCGACGACGCCGACGAGCTCGTCGCCGCCGTGCACCGGATCATGGCCTACGCGGACCGCGTCCGCCGCCTGCGCGTGCGCGCCAACGCCGACAACGCCGAGGACGCACTGCGCGCCCGCCGCTTCGGCGCCCAGGGCATCGGCCTGTGCCGCACCGAGCACATGTTCCTCGGCGAGCGCCGCGAACTGGTGGAGCGACTGATCCTCGCGGACACCGACGACGAGCGCGAGGAGGCACTCAGTGCCCTCCTGCCGCTGCAGAAGAAGGACTTCGTCGAGCTGTTCGAGGCGATGGACGGGCTGCCCGTCACCGTCCGCCTGCTCGACCCGCCGCTGCACGAGTTCCTGCCCGACATCACCGAGCTGTCGGTGCGCGTCGCCCTCGCCGAGTCCCGCAAGGACGCCAACGAGAACGACCTGCGCCTGCTCCAGGCCGTGCACAAGCTGCACGAGCAGAACCCGATGCTGGGTCTGCGCGGCGTCCGCCTCGGCCTGGTCATCCCCGGCCTGTTCAAGATGCAGGTCCGGGCGATCGCCGAGGCCGCGGCCGAGCGCAAGAACGCCAAGGGCGACCCGCGCGCCGAGATCATGGTCCCGCTCGTGGGCACCGTCCAGGAGCTGGAGATCGTCCGCGAGGAGGCCGACGCGGTCATCGCCGAGGTGGAGGCCGCCACCGGCACCGACCTCAAGCTGACCATCGGCACCATGATCGAGCTGCCCCGCGCCGCCCTCACGGCCGGCCAGATCGCCGAGGCCGCGCAGTTCTTCTCCTTCGGCACGAACGACCTGACCCAGACCGTGTGGGGCTTCTCCCGCGACGACGTCGAGGCCAGCTTCTTCACCGCCTACCTGGAGAAGGGCATCTTCGGGGTCTCTCCCTTCGAGACCATCGACCGCGACGGCGTCGGCACGCTGGTCCGCAGCGCCGTCGAGGCCGGCCGGGCCACCCGCCCCGACCTCAAGCTCGGCGTCTGCGGAGAGCACGGCGGCGACCCCGAGTCCGTCCACTTCTTCCACGAGGTCGGTCTGGACTACGTCTCCTGCTCGCCGTTCCGGATCCCGGTCGCGCGCCTGGAGGCCGGCCGCGCCGCCGCCGACGCGAAGGGCAGCGACAGCCGCTGA
- a CDS encoding MarR family winged helix-turn-helix transcriptional regulator has translation MTAPQDPTHPPQRLGMLLAWHGSVTQTRMKKALSAAGLTPRHAMTLTYLDGGPVGQRALAERLEVDPSVLVGILNDLEGDGLVERRRDPADRRRHNVAITDAGTTALAKTNAALDAVEVGLFARLSDRDQEALRGLLDRIDSHGDDFACDE, from the coding sequence ATGACGGCGCCTCAGGACCCCACGCACCCGCCGCAGCGGCTGGGCATGCTGCTGGCCTGGCACGGATCGGTCACTCAGACCCGCATGAAGAAGGCGCTCAGCGCCGCCGGACTCACCCCGCGCCACGCGATGACCCTGACGTACCTGGACGGTGGCCCGGTCGGCCAGCGCGCGCTGGCGGAGCGGCTGGAGGTGGATCCGAGCGTGCTCGTCGGGATCCTCAACGACCTCGAGGGCGACGGACTCGTCGAGCGCCGCCGGGACCCGGCCGACCGCCGCCGCCACAACGTGGCCATCACCGACGCCGGCACCACGGCCCTCGCGAAGACGAACGCGGCCCTCGACGCGGTGGAAGTCGGACTGTTCGCCCGGCTCTCGGACCGGGACCAGGAAGCGCTGCGCGGCCTGCTCGACCGGATCGACTCGCACGGCGACGACTTCGCCTGCGACGAGTAG
- a CDS encoding TetR family transcriptional regulator, with product MPPAAAEPLTPERILETTEEVLRRFGPTKATVVDVARALGVSHGSVYRHFPSKAALREAVTDRWLAKSVVMLEEIASAPAEPAPSKLESWLEALFEAKRHKAGDDPELFATYIVLLDESSGVVEQHLTQLIEQLSRIIGEGVAAGSLSAPDVPAAARAVFDATGRFHDPQYAADWLKPTITAEFEAVTALVIRGLRA from the coding sequence ATGCCACCCGCAGCCGCCGAGCCCCTCACCCCCGAGCGCATCCTCGAAACCACCGAGGAGGTGCTGCGCCGCTTCGGCCCGACCAAGGCGACCGTGGTGGACGTGGCGCGCGCCCTGGGCGTCAGCCACGGCAGCGTGTACCGGCACTTCCCGTCGAAGGCCGCGCTGCGCGAGGCCGTCACGGACCGCTGGCTCGCCAAGAGCGTGGTCATGCTGGAGGAGATCGCCTCGGCCCCGGCCGAGCCCGCCCCCTCCAAGCTGGAGTCGTGGCTGGAGGCGCTGTTCGAGGCCAAGCGCCACAAGGCGGGTGACGACCCTGAGCTGTTCGCGACGTACATCGTGCTGCTGGACGAGAGCAGCGGCGTGGTGGAGCAGCATCTGACCCAGCTGATCGAGCAGCTGTCCCGGATCATCGGCGAGGGGGTCGCGGCGGGATCGCTCAGCGCGCCCGACGTACCGGCCGCCGCGCGCGCGGTGTTCGACGCCACCGGCCGCTTCCACGATCCGCAGTACGCGGCGGACTGGCTCAAGCCGACCATCACCGCGGAGTTCGAGGCGGTCACCGCCCTGGTCATCCGGGGCCTGCGCGCCTGA
- the dusB gene encoding tRNA dihydrouridine synthase DusB: MTTLPPPLAIGPHTVQPPVVLAPMAGITNAPFRTLCREFSGGKGLFVSEMITTRALVERNEKTMQLIHFDETEKPRSIQLYGVDPATVGKAVRMIVEEDRADHIDLNFGCPVPKVTRKGGGSALPYKRNLLRAILREAVAGAGDLPVTMKMRKGINDDHLTYLDAGRIAVEEGITAIALHGRTTAQHYGGTADWDAIARLKEHVPEIPVLGNGDIWCAEDALRMVRETGCDGVVVGRGCLGRPWLFNDLVAAFEGRPEDFHKPTLREVGQTMLRHAQLLGEWIGDEARGVIDFRKHVAWYTKGFSVGSEMRQKLAVTSSLAELDAHLSELDLDQPWPDSADGPRGRTSGNNRVVLPEGWLKDPYDCAGVSEEAELDTSGG, encoded by the coding sequence ATGACCACGCTCCCCCCGCCTCTCGCGATCGGCCCGCACACCGTGCAGCCCCCGGTGGTGCTCGCGCCGATGGCCGGCATCACCAATGCCCCGTTCCGTACGCTGTGCCGCGAGTTCTCGGGCGGCAAGGGGCTGTTCGTGAGCGAGATGATCACGACCCGGGCCCTGGTCGAGCGCAACGAGAAGACCATGCAGCTGATCCACTTCGACGAGACCGAGAAGCCCCGCTCGATCCAGCTGTACGGAGTCGACCCCGCGACGGTCGGCAAGGCGGTCCGCATGATCGTCGAAGAGGACCGCGCCGACCACATCGACCTCAACTTCGGCTGCCCGGTGCCCAAGGTCACCCGCAAGGGTGGCGGCTCGGCCCTGCCGTACAAGCGCAACCTGCTGCGCGCGATCCTGCGCGAGGCCGTCGCGGGCGCCGGTGACCTGCCGGTGACGATGAAGATGCGCAAGGGCATCAACGACGACCACCTCACCTACCTCGACGCCGGCCGGATCGCCGTCGAGGAGGGCATCACCGCCATAGCCCTGCACGGCCGCACCACCGCCCAGCACTACGGCGGCACCGCCGACTGGGATGCCATCGCACGGCTCAAGGAGCACGTGCCGGAGATCCCGGTGCTCGGCAACGGCGACATCTGGTGTGCCGAGGACGCGCTGCGGATGGTCCGCGAGACCGGCTGCGACGGGGTGGTCGTGGGACGCGGCTGCCTGGGGCGGCCGTGGCTGTTCAACGACCTGGTCGCGGCCTTCGAGGGGCGCCCGGAGGACTTCCACAAGCCGACGCTGCGGGAGGTCGGGCAGACCATGCTCCGCCACGCCCAGCTGCTGGGGGAGTGGATCGGCGACGAGGCGCGCGGGGTGATCGACTTCCGTAAGCACGTGGCCTGGTACACCAAGGGCTTCTCGGTGGGCTCGGAGATGCGGCAGAAGCTCGCCGTCACCTCCTCCCTGGCCGAGCTGGACGCTCATCTGAGCGAGCTGGACTTGGACCAGCCCTGGCCGGACAGCGCGGACGGTCCGCGGGGCCGTACGTCCGGAAACAACCGGGTTGTCCTGCCCGAGGGCTGGTTGAAGGATCCGTACGACTGCGCGGGCGTGAGCGAGGAAGCCGAACTGGACACGTCCGGAGGCTGA
- a CDS encoding polyketide cyclase, translating to MWEYEHGIETTAAPEAIWALWADVENWGTWNADIEEIELRGPFAAGAEITMTPAGQDPVELLVTEAVEGEMFVDEARFGGLVLRTAHRIERLGPALDPALSRVVYRMEISGEGAAEAGPEIGPAITADWPETMAALVRTAQG from the coding sequence ATGTGGGAGTACGAGCACGGCATCGAGACCACCGCCGCACCCGAGGCGATCTGGGCCCTGTGGGCCGACGTCGAGAACTGGGGCACCTGGAACGCCGACATCGAGGAGATCGAGCTCCGGGGCCCCTTCGCGGCGGGCGCGGAGATCACCATGACCCCGGCCGGCCAGGACCCGGTGGAACTGCTCGTCACCGAGGCCGTCGAGGGCGAGATGTTCGTCGACGAGGCGCGCTTCGGCGGCCTGGTCCTGCGGACCGCCCATCGGATCGAGCGGCTCGGCCCGGCGCTCGACCCGGCGCTCAGCCGGGTGGTGTACCGGATGGAGATCAGCGGCGAGGGCGCCGCCGAGGCGGGCCCGGAGATCGGGCCGGCCATCACGGCCGACTGGCCCGAGACCATGGCCGCGCTGGTCCGGACGGCCCAGGGCTGA
- a CDS encoding MarR family winged helix-turn-helix transcriptional regulator encodes MALTPGESPGFLLWHATLRWQRSIAAALGPLGLTHVQFVLLACAWWLNEQGEQPNQQALARQAGTDVKMTSQVVRTLEQKGLLAREVDPADTRAKRLRVTAAGAELAPRAIAAVEGVDEEFFRPVARGDAVTLLSRLAHPES; translated from the coding sequence ATGGCCCTGACCCCCGGCGAGAGCCCCGGTTTCCTCCTCTGGCACGCCACCCTGCGCTGGCAGCGGAGCATCGCCGCGGCACTGGGCCCCCTGGGCCTGACCCACGTGCAGTTCGTCCTCCTCGCCTGTGCCTGGTGGCTCAACGAGCAGGGCGAGCAGCCCAACCAGCAGGCGCTGGCGCGCCAGGCGGGCACCGACGTGAAGATGACCTCCCAGGTGGTGCGCACCCTGGAACAGAAGGGGCTCCTCGCCCGCGAGGTCGATCCGGCGGACACCCGCGCCAAGCGGCTGCGGGTCACCGCGGCCGGGGCCGAGCTGGCGCCGCGGGCGATCGCCGCCGTCGAGGGGGTCGACGAGGAGTTCTTCCGGCCGGTCGCCCGAGGGGACGCCGTCACCCTGCTGAGCCGCCTGGCCCACCCCGAATCCTGA
- a CDS encoding MFS transporter, giving the protein MDELTQRRRLLILTICCMSLLIVSLDNTVLNVALPSMRRDLDASVAGMQWTIDAYTLVLASLLMLAGSTADRIGRRKVFIAGVVLFTAGSVLCSLAPSLGWLIAFRMIQAVGGSMLNPVAMSIITNTFTEPRERARAIGVWGAVVGISMAAGPLIGGLLVDSVGWRSIFWINLPVGIVALVLTLRYIPESRADHPRRPDPVGQLLVMGLLGSVTFGIIEAPAAGLRSPLILGCALVAVLSLAGLLAYESRRAEPLIDPRFFRSAPFSGATVIAVSAFAALSGFLFLNTLYLQDVRGLDALDAGLYMLPMAAFAFLCAPVSGRLVATRGPRLPLLVAGVTMGASGLLFAAFSAENSTPMLFCGYVLFGIGFGLVNAPITNTAVSGMPRAQAGVAAAVASTSRQTGGALGVAIVGAVLAAGMAGGSGSAAAFTAAARPAWWIITACGLLVLCVGFATSGGWARETALRTARALEPQSGSARTDAAPRR; this is encoded by the coding sequence ATGGACGAGTTGACCCAGCGGCGGCGCCTGCTGATCCTGACGATCTGCTGCATGAGCCTGCTCATCGTCAGTCTCGACAACACCGTCCTGAACGTCGCCCTCCCCTCCATGCGCCGCGATCTGGACGCCTCCGTGGCCGGCATGCAGTGGACGATCGACGCGTACACGCTGGTCCTGGCCTCGCTCCTGATGCTGGCGGGCTCCACCGCGGACCGGATCGGCCGCCGCAAGGTCTTCATCGCCGGTGTCGTGCTCTTCACCGCCGGCTCGGTGCTCTGCTCGCTCGCGCCGAGCCTGGGCTGGCTGATCGCCTTCCGGATGATCCAGGCCGTCGGCGGCTCGATGCTCAACCCGGTCGCCATGTCGATCATCACCAACACCTTCACCGAACCGCGCGAGCGCGCCCGTGCCATCGGCGTCTGGGGGGCGGTCGTCGGCATCTCCATGGCCGCCGGCCCGCTGATCGGCGGCCTGCTCGTGGACTCGGTCGGCTGGCGGTCGATCTTCTGGATCAACCTCCCCGTCGGCATCGTCGCCCTCGTACTGACCCTGCGCTACATCCCGGAGTCCCGGGCCGACCACCCGCGCCGCCCGGACCCGGTCGGGCAGCTGCTGGTCATGGGGCTGCTCGGCTCGGTCACGTTCGGGATCATCGAGGCCCCCGCCGCGGGACTGCGCTCCCCGCTGATCCTGGGCTGCGCGCTCGTCGCCGTCCTGTCCCTGGCCGGGCTGCTGGCCTACGAGTCCCGGCGCGCGGAGCCCCTGATCGACCCGCGGTTCTTCCGCAGCGCCCCCTTCAGCGGGGCCACGGTGATCGCGGTCAGCGCCTTCGCCGCGCTGTCCGGGTTCCTGTTCCTGAACACCCTGTACCTCCAGGACGTACGGGGCCTCGACGCCCTGGACGCCGGCCTGTACATGCTGCCCATGGCGGCCTTCGCCTTCCTCTGCGCCCCCGTGTCGGGACGGCTCGTCGCCACCCGGGGACCGCGGCTCCCGCTGCTGGTCGCGGGCGTGACCATGGGGGCGAGCGGGCTGCTGTTCGCGGCGTTCTCGGCCGAGAACTCGACGCCGATGCTGTTCTGCGGGTACGTGCTCTTCGGCATCGGGTTCGGCCTGGTCAACGCGCCGATCACGAACACCGCCGTCTCCGGGATGCCCCGCGCCCAGGCCGGCGTGGCCGCCGCGGTGGCCTCCACCAGCAGGCAGACCGGCGGGGCGCTGGGCGTGGCGATCGTGGGCGCGGTCCTGGCCGCCGGGATGGCCGGCGGATCCGGTTCCGCCGCCGCGTTCACGGCCGCGGCCCGGCCCGCCTGGTGGATCATCACGGCGTGCGGACTGCTCGTCCTGTGCGTCGGCTTCGCCACCAGTGGCGGCTGGGCCCGGGAGACGGCCCTGCGCACGGCCCGCGCCCTGGAGCCGCAGTCCGGCTCCGCGCGTACGGACGCCGCACCGCGGCGCTGA
- a CDS encoding aldo/keto reductase — translation MTTNQSTSKTGTAQAGTAQAAARTLGSTGPGVFPLGLGCMGMSALYGEADRAESLATIHAALDAGVTLLDTGDFYGMGHNELLINEALRTAPVAARDQALTSVKFGALRTVEGGFTGYDGRPEAVKNFLAYSLQRLGRDHIDVYRIARVDPDVPIEETVGAIAEAVTAGHVRHIGLSEVGADTLRRAAAVAPIADLQIEYSLISRGIEEEILPTARELGIGVTAYGVLSRGLISGHFTRDRALAPGDFRGMSPRFQGGNLDRNLDLVDALRKVADEKGVTVAQTAIAWVLSRGEDIVPLVGARTRDRLGEALGALQVTLTPADLAAIEDAVPAGAAAGERYPAAQMAHLDSEH, via the coding sequence ATGACGACGAACCAGAGCACCTCGAAGACCGGCACCGCACAGGCCGGCACCGCACAGGCCGCCGCCCGCACCCTCGGCAGCACCGGGCCCGGCGTCTTCCCGCTGGGGCTGGGCTGCATGGGGATGTCCGCCCTCTACGGCGAAGCCGACCGGGCGGAGTCCCTCGCCACCATCCACGCCGCCCTCGACGCCGGGGTCACCCTCCTCGACACGGGCGACTTCTACGGCATGGGGCACAACGAGCTCCTCATCAACGAAGCCCTGCGCACCGCCCCCGTCGCGGCCCGCGACCAGGCACTGACCAGCGTGAAGTTCGGCGCCCTGCGCACGGTCGAGGGCGGCTTCACCGGGTACGACGGGCGGCCGGAGGCCGTCAAGAACTTCCTGGCCTATTCGCTCCAGCGGCTCGGCCGGGACCACATCGACGTCTACCGCATCGCCCGGGTGGACCCCGACGTGCCGATCGAGGAGACCGTCGGCGCGATCGCCGAGGCCGTCACCGCCGGGCACGTCCGGCACATCGGGCTCTCCGAGGTCGGCGCGGACACGCTGCGCCGGGCCGCCGCCGTCGCTCCGATCGCCGACCTCCAGATCGAGTACTCCCTCATCTCCCGCGGCATCGAGGAGGAGATCCTGCCGACCGCCCGCGAGCTCGGCATCGGCGTCACGGCGTACGGCGTCCTGTCCCGCGGCCTGATCAGCGGCCACTTCACCCGCGACCGGGCGCTGGCTCCGGGCGACTTCCGCGGGATGAGCCCGCGCTTCCAGGGCGGGAACCTCGACCGGAACCTCGACCTGGTCGACGCCCTGCGCAAGGTCGCCGACGAGAAGGGCGTCACCGTCGCCCAGACGGCCATCGCCTGGGTGCTCTCCCGGGGCGAGGACATCGTGCCCCTGGTCGGCGCCCGCACCCGCGACCGGCTCGGCGAGGCGCTGGGCGCCCTTCAGGTCACCCTGACCCCCGCCGATCTGGCCGCCATCGAGGACGCGGTCCCGGCCGGTGCGGCCGCCGGCGAGCGGTACCCGGCGGCGCAGATGGCCCACCTGGACAGCGAGCACTGA